From the genome of Nicotiana sylvestris chromosome 1, ASM39365v2, whole genome shotgun sequence:
GCCAAGACGCATAAGGggcatcataaagctttctggttgctttggtgattatcctcgtagtaatattactcgggaggaacctgcaatttaataaataaaacaaattaatatcttagtaaaaactgtacaaaaaaataaacataaaaataacaaataactcttacccatcaccctcagggactatgatgatcctgccatactgatcataatgcacctcctcgtcagtagcagtagcagcatcATCGTCCGAAACATGTgtatcagaggcatgtgtggaaTGAGTAGGGGGTCAGAGCTACTATCTCGCAAGCGAAGGCCTCCAATAGGTGGAGTCGCTGATGACGATAGATGTGATCCCTATGACTGTGACATAGCTGCACGGATCGCAAGTGGCTGTGATACTGACTGTTGTGACCCGAGTGGCTGTAACCCGATTGGCTGTGACACTGATGACTGTGATCCATGTGGCTGTGACATGGATCAATGTGATCCATGTGATGCTGCTGGGCGGGATCCACGTGGTAGTGAGGCAGGTGGACTGTATGTCGGACGCACAGTCCGATGGCCCTGTGAAGAAACACCCGGGATTTGCACGAAAGTGTAGGGCTGGTGATGCTGTGGCAACTCAGTATATCCATGGGGTAGAGGCTGTGGCATAGTGATAGGCAAATCAGAAGATGGTGGAAAAGATTGATGAGTAGTatcttctaccctcctcttttgcttcctagccttttctcgaccccgagaaccaCTACCTTCATTGTTACCTCGACCCTTGCCtgtcatctgcataatataatacatatttagattgaaacatataaggAAACTATCTATAAATGAGAGTTATCGaagaaaccaactttttaaagctcatcaACGTATTCTTCCTCGTcagagaattcttcttcctcgtcagagaattcttcttcctcactagtttgagcttcatcagttgattcttcttcctcgttttctataattcttacttcatttatatcaacttcttccaatatgtgttcaggatgttccaaatcattttctaaaagttcgtccactatttggtgaacacttgagatatcgttttgatatgcaacatccaacacattctcgacttcgaccctacctacaggcttagttttgattacaacccaccaatcAGACTTATTCCGCCGaaatggataaggagcataatacacttccctaacattatgtgcaattatgaaaggatcatagcgatcatactccctcgtatgattaacctcaattatgttatattgattgtgtactctcgtacctcttgttggatttgggtcaaaccacttgcatctaaagagaATAATTTTCTTAAATGGCCTACCTgaatattctagttctattatttctttgagcacaccataataatcaatatctccaacttggttgccatcaccaccttgaacccacaccccactgttgttgctttttttatttttagagcaaccctctatatgaaacttataaccattcacaacgTACTTGGAATATGTTGTGACCTCAAccccaggtccccaagatatatctttcaaaaattgatttacaccattatttggatcatttacctacatattgttaacaaaattcataagttagcataacttccaaacattgtttacctacatagtgttagaatattttaaggatatacttacaaattgtttgaaccaccTATGAAATGCCGTATATACAACATCttggccaaattgacccacgaagtgactgtgacacatcaaatatttttagtagttgcattgagatgtaatcacagtaaattttatattttgataactattaaatcaatacttacttgagaaatggtactacttcgggacaatttagcaacacatgaagtgtagctgacttgaACTCCATATCACTCAAATTTCTCTTTCTACcatccttagaacatcggcctGGTTCATTGAATATGGACATAGGCGGATATAATGGATTATTCGTAAGGTCGACTGTGTGCCTGTTGGGCCTATTACTAGCACATGGCACgttgctctcaaaataataagaacaaaaatgagcagtttcctttgcaagataagcttcgcatatagatccttcaattctattcctctgcttaacaaattgtttgcatttgccaattgtcctacataattttaggttagccaagaacattcaaataaaacagaaaattatATATGGActataatattacctctcaaagggatacatccatctgcattgaacaggccctccaagtcgtgcctcgtgtacaaggtggattggaaggtgttccatcacatcaaaaaacccacatggaaatatcttttccatcttactcgaagttacacgaatgttctgatccatccggcgtaggttttcttcccttaatgtggaagaacacaagtctttgaGAAACAAACTAATCTCAgtgatgggtttccagattctttcaggcaaaccaaaaaacgcaataggcactaaggtctccatgaaaacatgacaatcatgacttttcaaatggctcaacttccctacctccatatcaacttttttctcaaaatttgacGCATAACCCTCAAGCATCTTCAATTTCGTTACCCAATCACAAATCTGtcgtctttcctccaaagtgaatgtgtaacttgctttgggcttgaaTAACTTACCATTGTTTGCTGTCTGCAAGTGTAATTCAGGCcgcctgcaatattcttgtaagtccattctagccttcgggttatcctttgtcttacctttaacatccatcactgtgttgaacaacttgtcaaaataattcttctcaatatgcatgacatcaaggttgtgacggagaagattatccttccaataagacaactcccaaaatatactctgtttggtccaattatgagtaacaccgtATCCGGGGACATAGAActtcagtaactttactgaagttctggaccctctcccaaatttcatcacctgaaagtatcggaggtggaTAATCATATTCCAGTTTATTCTTTTTGAAagcatttttcatccttctaaactcatgaccctcaggcaagaattgacgatgacaatcaaaccatgattgctttcggccatgtttcaaagtgaatgctttactattttccatgcagtaaggacaagctagcttcccagcagtcatccacccagacaacattccatatgcaggaaaatcattaattgtccacattaaattagcacgcaaatGGAAATTCTGCTTGGTTAATATGcatatgtttcaacaccatcgtaccacaattgttttagctcatcaatcaaaggttgcaaatatacatctatcaaatttttcggattacgtggaccggggataatacaatttaagaatatatatggactagtcatgcacaactcGGGTGGTATATTATAATGTGTAAGAAAGACAGGCCAACATGAATACGGTGTCGCAGATACAGAAAAAGGCGTGAAGCTATCCGCACACAGACCTAACagaatgttccttggttcactagcaaaacatggatatgtcctatcaaagtgcttccaagcttctccatttgaaggatgacacataacaccaggtggtcttctattttcaaagtgccatctcatatgaggagcagaactcatcgacgcatataacctctttagcctaggtataagaggtaaataatgcatcgccttgatagcgaccatcttcccgctggaaagcctcttgaaacgagactttccgcaaaatttacaactgcttaaatttgcatcatctttataatatatcatgcaaccatcttcacaacaatcaattctcattgacgaaagtcctaacttagaaactaatctctttgccttatagaaatcaccaggtaattCGATTTCCTCGTCAACTAGTTCAcgcataaggtcaatgaaagaatccatggctgcttgagaaatattccaatcagatttgatacttagtaatctaactgcaacagacaaCTCAGAGTGCGGACGTCCTTCacgtagtggacgactagcttcctctaactgttcataaaaatgtcttgcttcatcattaggagtttgttcaacattttcgttGGGCTCACCCCCAAAGTGCATTCCAAAAGCATTcgcaaccatatcatgaattctgGAATCACTATTTCTATTCTCCCtcgacctactactttcaccaacaaccatgttatgaaatatcccatggctaccatccatctctccatgattagtccacacaaagtaattcgCTATAAACCCTACCATATAAAGATGAACCTTAGCTTCCTCCggttttccaaacttcatacagtcgcacttaacacaagggcacctaattactccttcttTTATGTATGGCagaagtgacattgcatgtctaataaagtcctcAACCcattctacaaaatcctcccgcaatccccgcgattaggataattcctattgtacatccaagaacgatgttccatctatttaaataaagcaagaacaaattaaattagttaattcatagcctaatctttttttagttaactaaaagtccaattcatatcctattaTTGTTGCTTCATAAAATGAAATTTAACCCCATATATAAATTAGTCTACCTAAATAGTTAATTTATTTGAACCCTAAAAGTATTAATAAGAACTCTAAAAATTGCAAACAATATATAACATGGAGaaattgaaccctaacatggaggaattgaaccctaacatggagaaatgaAACCCTAACATGGAATTAACTTTGAActaaacatagttgaacaaataatatataactttgaaccctaatatATTGGAATTGAACCCCTAAAATCACTGTTTttcggaaaaataaaagaaaggagagagaaactAACCTTGGGAGtggaggtcgccggaatttgcTGCTGCCGTAAGGGGTCGCCGGTGGCGGGGGCGTCGCTGCTGCTGGAAGTCGGAGGGGGaaggggttttgagtgttagagGAGAAAGATTTTAATTTGGGGAATAATTTTGAAAGAATGGACCTGAAACCCGTTTTGGCTCCTGTTaaaaaaaatagcgaccaaacttggtcgctattttggtagccAAATTATttttgactgtttgaccaaactagcgaccaacgttggtcgctatatttgaaaataaataaataaaataattattttcctcttatatatatatatatatatatatatttatatcctacaaaagcgaccaactttggtcgccttttggtcaaacggtcaaaaatggcgaccaacgttggtcgctattttggtcaaacattctatacttagtgcatagtacaGCGtaaatatgtatattatatatatatataagctatattcgatacggtattacctaatacacttatacttagtgcatagtataacgtaagtacatatattatatatatatatatatatatatatatatatataagttgtattcgatacagtattacctaatacacttatacttagtgcatagtatagtgtaagtacatatatattatatatataagctgtattcgatacagtattacctaatacacttatacttagtgcatagtatagcgtaagtacatattatatatatatatatatatatatatataagttgtattcgatacagtattacctaatacacttatacttagtgcataatatagcgtaaatacatatattatatatatataagctgtattcgatatagtattacctaatacacttatacttagtgcatagtatatcgtaagtacatatattatatatttaagctgtattcgatacagtattacctaatacacttatacttagtgcatagtatagcgtaaatacatatattatatatatatatataagctgtattcgatatagtattacctaatacacttatacttagtgcatagtataacataagtacatatattatatatataagttgtattcgatacagtattacctaatacacttatacttagtgcatagtataacgtaagtacatatattatatatataagctatattcgatacagtattacttaatacacttatacttagtgcatagtatagcgtaaatacatatattatatatataagctgtattcgatatagtattacctaatacacttatacttaatgcatagtatagcgtaagtacatatattatatatataagttgtattcgatacagtattacctaatacacttatacttagtgcatagtatagcgtaaatacatatattatatatataagttgtattcgatacagtattacctaatacacttatacttagtgcatagtatatagcgtaagtacatatattatatagatatataagttgtattcaatacagtattacctaatacacttatacttagtgcatagtatagcataagtacatatattatatatataagctgtattcgatacagtattacctaatacacttatacttagtgcatagtatagcgtaaatacatacatacatacatatatatatatatatatatataagctgtattcaatatagtattacctaatacacttatacttagtgcatagtatatagcgtaagtacatattatatatatatatatatatatatatataagctatattcaatacagtattacctaatacacttatacttagtgcatagtatagcgtaagtacatatattatatatataagctatattcgatacagtattacctaacacacttatacttagtgcatagtatatagcgtaagtacatatatattatatatatagacacacacgcccgcttcgtagtactattcatctcttgtattacaaaagtgttaacgacttacatttatattatttacatagtaaatacaaaagtgatttctaattttgaccatatagagaccaactttggtcgctaactgtaaatgaatttaatttagcgaccaaagttggtcactaacagTACATaaatttaatttagcgaccaaatttggtcactaaattttaatcagatttatttatattttatataatatttaaattaataataaaaattattaaacgttagaactgggtcccacatTGGCGACTAACGTTGGTCTCTATTTCAttaagcgaccaacgttggtcgctagcgtttgaattatatttatttatattttaatttttttaaataaatatatatttatcaaaatattataactgggtcccatgttagcgaccaatgttggtcgctatcAACTTATCCTtcaattagcgaccaacgttggtcgcaagttttaaattatatatatttatattttataagttttataaaataataataaaattattaacaaatttaatgtgggtcccactttagcgaccaatattggtcgctaatctcagtatatatttgaccaagcaagtctgaccaatCCAGTCAACAATTTGACTAAATTTGCGgccaaatagagaccaactttggtcgctaatatatttcaaatattttttttattattttcggcagtttggcgaccaactttggtcgcttttcttgacagaccaaatttggtcgctaatttttggTCGTTTTTTCCCGGATTTCTAATAATGTATGATTATAAACATGCATGCAGTCGTTAAACCAGTTGAAAACTATAATGCATTCTGCTTGAAATAGAAGCATATTATCTAATTACAGCACCAGACAATATACATCAAACAAATTAACAAAGGCATTAAATAATAGCAACCAAGTTATGCATTTCATCAGTTAAGTTGAATTAAGCAATATAGCATATCTGGTTGAACTTTTATCCTTCTACTAAAATAATTGCTCTCAGTAATCAGAATAGTTCTCAACAACAGTAGGGGATTAGATTAATCAAATGTCATACTTCCTTTCCTTTCTTCGTTCGAGTATTTCGACAAATTTCTTAATATCAGTGTGTCATACCGAAGGAAAGTACTTGGAGAGACCATAAGGGAGAGAGTAGAACTCTTCACTCCTCGGATCTCGGCCATAGTACTTGAACTTAGCCCACCAGTGCCTTCCACTGTCTTTCCTAGTTAAGGGATGCCTGCGCGCGAGAGTGATGTCTAAGAAGTAAGCTATGATTCCTGCCACTGCAGCGGGGGAAGTGAAGAGCACTTGCATAATTTGGTCAAACTGCACATAGGATAAAGGTTAAATAAGTATTTATTCAATCCTTCAATGCCAGAAATGCCTGTTGTATCAAATGGAAATGCTGATAAAGGAGAGATTAATGACTTTGATATACGTACTAACCGCGGCAGAGCCAGATTGAACTGGACCACGACCAGTGGTTATGACATAACCGTTGAAGTATTGTGGCACAGAAAGGCCCATATAGATTGAGAAACCTAATAAGAACTTAGTCCTGTAGCTGTTCAGGTTGCAGAACTGTAGTAAATCAAAACCAGCAGCAGCTGCCGCATCCAATCAAACACTAACATAAGTGATCAAAGACTTTATATAGGGAAAAGGAGCATTCAGACAGGCATGCAAAAATTACTAATTTTCAGAAAAGAAAACTGGACTAATTCAAAGCTAGTAGCAGCTATCGGAAAGCAGAAATTGCATGTCTTTTAACATGAGAGAAATCTCATACACATGAGGGCAAACAAGACGCAATATAAAGCTCCAATGATCGGTAGAGGTATTGAAGCAAGAATGGCTCCAAATTTTCCTGTTTGTGGTCAAAGAGAGGGCAGCCATTAGTTATTTATGATAAATCTACGATAGTCAAAAGATTGCAATCACTTAAAAGCAGAAAGAGAATTATACATTGCAAACCAATAAACATGTAAGCAAGTACCAAGATCAGCTATATAATACTATGAGTTTGATTTTTGTAGAGAATATCTCACCTAACACAGAAAAGAAAAGCATAAATGCTGCAGAGATTTGAATTACTCTTCTGCTTCCAACTCGTGTCAATGCCAAAAGACCTACATTTTCACTTCACAGCATATGAGAAACGCATTAGAACGCATGGTCAGATAACAAAAGGGTACCTGCAGATGCATTTTTTTGAGAGATGGTTGCCGTGTTGATATCCAGAGGCTACTACATTATTGGAAAATGCTAACTATTTAAAGtctcacttgtgggattttactgggtcgttgttgttgttgttgctaacAATTTAGAGTATAATACTCCTCACATCTTAGCCTTGCTTGTGCCCTTGATTATGAAAGTAGTATGAAGTATAGAACAAACTATATAGCCTACTTTGAGCATTTCCTAGGCAGATAAATGTATTACACTGATATAGTGTGAAGTATAGAACAAACTAGATACCCTACTTTAAGCATTTCCAAGGCAGAAAGATGTATTACACTGATACGGTAGCTCCACTGCCGGTTCCCCATAAACCATTGAGCAACATACCTAATCCCTGGAcaccaacaaaaagaaaaattgaatttCAACAGAGAACTATATATATAGAGAAAGAATCCGTCGTCTAAGTTCACCTACCAGCCATCCAGCACCACGGCTCAGAACTGAAGCTGGGCAATATGTTGCACTTCCATATCTTGCAGCAGCAATAAATCCTCCAGTAGACTGTCAAAAGAGATACAAAAACTGTTCTTCAGAAGGACAATATCAACATACATGACGATGCTCAGCCTTAAAAATTTACAATCCCCAAAACCTTAATAAATTCAACTAGAATCATGAATCTCACCACATATAGTCATAAATCAGTATTTGAAACTGGATAAGATGTTAAGTTTTCATAAGCTTTACTAGTGAGACGAAAAAATGAATCAAGTCAGCAACTACATCAAATATTAGCCTAAACATTTGCAACTGGATATACACCTCAACGAGAGAAACAAAAGCTGCAGCCAACATCAGAAAGACTTCTCCAGCATCAACATTGGGAGTACCCCATTGCCATGGGTAAGGAAATCTTATCCTGCATTTCCAGAAAACAAGAGTTCTTGAGAGCAGAAGCAAAAGAACAAAACCTATATAATCTGGAAATTAGATCAGATATTCTTTAACTGCCAGACATTGTCACTTTATGATAGAGAAGCAGACTAAAATATTTGAGACAGACGTTCACAATAAAGTAACAGATTGACAGAATTGGTTGATATCGGACTACATCAGTACTACAATCAAGCCTACTTATTTACTCTCATAATTATTACAGAATCAATTAGCTGATGCGAAATAAAAATGAAGTTCATCAGATGAAGCTATGTTTTGGAATGACTATTGCCACAAGGGGACTACTTGTTAGGTACTGCGGCCATTTTGCCTTTTTTTGAAAGTTAAAAACAATAATCTGTTCAGCACATGTAGTAATCATTTAGAGGTGTGGACTTGCTAATGCCAATCTCAACTGAAGCAGATAATTCCTCAAGACATTTAATCACTATGAGGTGTAatttttaccaaaaatgataCTGTTAAGAACAAGCATAAGAGATTTTGATCATAAAATATCGGTGAGCTCCATTTTTTAACATGCTTAATGAATAAATAGAGAAGCGACTATGTATAAGTGAAAACATTAGTGTGAACACACCATGAAGCTCCACTAACGAGCCCCGAGCGATCAACTCGGCAACTGAACTGAGTCTGCAGGGGTCTGTTCTTGTATGCACCCGCTACAGTGAGAACGGCTGCAAATGCCCACATTATTCCAACTGATAACAGGACAGCGAATCGCTCAAATAAAGGTTGCTTCAGTTTCCACATATGAGGAATAAACTGCACAAACATTCGTTAAACACATATTAGAAGACCAAAATGGAAAAGCTAATATCTGCACAAATTGATGCTCTGATACCATCTGTAACAGCccagcccgctagtgatattgtccacTATGGGCCCTCACGGGTTTAAAACGCATCACTAGGATCTAagacttgttaacttatatactcAGCATGTctcttgtgttttgccgatgtGAGACTCTGTCTTTCCCATTagaagatagtagtaaaatacaaATGAATACAATAAAGAAAACAAGGCTTTCTATCATGTTATTGTCATTCAAAGGGGAAAAACATTTATATAAGGTCTCAGTGATTACTAACATTAATAGGTGCAGATATATAATACATGCATCTCAAGACCAAACCCAATAAATATTAAGAATAAGGCTTACTTGTGACAACAATATAAGTAGAATTAACTCTGGAAGTCCAATTTCAACACATTCTGCCAGCTGCCATCACCGATCAACATAAATAAATTATAACTTAGTAAACCAATGTTGAAAGGTATGGAAGTAAATATATGTTCACGGCCAACTTCAGGTTTCTGTATCTAGCTCATTCGAAGTGGAGATATAAGATAGTAGTAAGCAACAGCCAG
Proteins encoded in this window:
- the LOC104211466 gene encoding nucleobase-ascorbate transporter 4 isoform X1, which encodes MTAGKGDELVPHPVKDQLPGVDYCVNSNPSWAEAVILGFQHYLVMLGTSVIIPTIIVPQMGGGNVEKAQVIQTLLFVAGLNTLLQSWFGTRLPVVIGGSFRFIIPAVFIALSNRYNTYLDPRERFKQSMRGMQGALMIASVLPILAGFFGVWRIVTRFLCPLSMAPLVLLLGIGLYQQGFPLLAECVEIGLPELILLILLSQFIPHMWKLKQPLFERFAVLLSVGIMWAFAAVLTVAGAYKNRPLQTQFSCRVDRSGLVSGASWIRFPYPWQWGTPNVDAGEVFLMLAAAFVSLVESTGGFIAAARYGSATYCPASVLSRGAGWLGLGMLLNGLWGTGSGATVSVENVGLLALTRVGSRRVIQISAAFMLFFSVLGKFGAILASIPLPIIGALYCVLFALMSAAGFDLLQFCNLNSYRTKFLLGFSIYMGLSVPQYFNGYVITTGRGPVQSGSAAFDQIMQVLFTSPAAVAGIIAYFLDITLARRHPLTRKDSGRHWWAKFKYYGRDPRSEEFYSLPYGLSKYFPSV
- the LOC104211466 gene encoding nucleobase-ascorbate transporter 4 isoform X2, translating into MTAGKGDELVPHPVKDQLPGVDYCVNSNPSWAEAVILGFQHYLVMLGTSVIIPTIIVPQMGGGNVEKAQVIQTLLFVAGLNTLLQSWFGTRLPVVIGGSFRFIIPAVFIALSNRYNTYLDPRERFKQSMRGMQGALMIASVLPILAGFFGVWRIVTRFLCPLSMAPLVLLLGIGLYQQGFPLLAECVEIGLPELILLILLSQFIPHMWKLKQPLFERFAVLLSVGIMWAFAAVLTVAGAYKNRPLQTQFSCRVDRSGLVSGASWIRFPYPWQWGTPNVDAGEVFLMLAAAFVSLVESTGGFIAAARYGSATYCPASVLSRGAGWLGLGMLLNGLWGTGSGATVSVENVGLLALTRVGSRRVIQISAAFMLFFSVLGKFGAILASIPLPIIGALYCVLFALMSAAGFDLLQFCNLNSYRTKFLLGFSIYMGLSVPQYFNGYVITTGRGPVQSGSAAVI